From the genome of Acropora palmata chromosome 4, jaAcrPala1.3, whole genome shotgun sequence, one region includes:
- the LOC141879800 gene encoding uncharacterized protein LOC141879800 isoform X1 yields MASTAFPPQEHDPIHSSRKLYVTLLASEWESTKGGLSTINRELAIQLAKFSCVDVTIFLPKCSEEGKRVAEAHHISILEATRRPGYNELDWLSFPPENLKIDVVVGHGVKLGRHAQVIRSFHQCKWVHVVHTDPEVQGMFRCFESPFSGGKEKLSIEIELCQQADFVVGIGAKLTKAFCKYLGFCKKHQNVFEFTPGIFDDFSIVQQVPNKRKQCSVLVFGHGDVEDFELRGFDIAARSVAALSDTCLYFVGVAHGKHEEIAKHFVDLGIPANRLQVRGYVGSREDLKRLFCEVDLVLMPARTDGFGLTGLEALSAGLPVIVSKNSGFGEALGSVRFGSFFVIDSEDPSAWIAAIKNIWNRERKLLLNEVNALRDYYGKRYSWSKQCKRLLEKMIKLVDGTSSEPQITTQAVGARELKCNEDFTDVLPSVPRRIKKNETEQLAGVSPAKRKKGIEKNTSEQPAGFSLRVPTKTKRGIIEKNESEQLADHSSHVLIERVELIEENESEQAAARTSCPSQVIENIRQVYQKREGVILPVPWCEEFTLQIKDIFTRLRIVEKERTRGIATTKEVTSMTSIFRQHEGCKQPLIVLIEGEPGMGKTTYCQKLAFDWANKCRQWDDSFPRIDVLLLLRCREIKSSLWGAIEDQILSEEIELEEKKIFFQFLKENPSKLLLMLDGLNEADPQALEEYLKLIPRKQLPGCYIVFTSRHEATKKVRPYADTLLEIVGFTTTDAESYIRKYFQQGEHLAEKLISKLIVDKDLRELTQNPLNTLLLCVIFEDLEGVLPSNRTQLYLEIVRFILRRYESKNGLSNRGKDLLLLYKKELMILGETALHSLQKEELYFDDHKGDIKESLLMKFGFLSIQSGGSKRAPCDRYAFFHKSFQEFFSGYFLAFSIIDHITTFHSVLTDPRYMGELFQVFKFMSAIIAMQSEETAVSIVQSIASVENETGPASHRFYPKVAHYLIKECKTCLGDFCTKLVRTFGESLKLVEVVVGYSYEECDKEVFETFLQALTFNSTISKLRLLNLQFFTKAANLLAQALRVNTTLSSLDLGGNFIGAEGATSLAQALRKNASLSSLHLSSNCIGDEGANSLARGLRGNASLSSLDLNSNSIGAGGANSLAQALRVNTSLSSLDLNSNSIGAGGANSLAQALKVNSSLSSLDLNCNSIGAEGANSLAQALRVNSSLSSLNLVENSIGAKGANSLAQALSVNTSLSSLHLSDNSIGDEGANSLAKALEENSSLSSLHLSDNSIGDEGANSLAKALQENSSLSSLDLSSNSIKAEGANSLAHALGVNTSLSSLNLFANFIGDKEAISLARALRVNSSLSSLDLSFNSIGDEGALSLVQALRENTSLSSLDLSLNVIGAEGKNSLSEGLRSNDRLSVLY; encoded by the exons ATGGCATCTACTGCGTTCCCACCTCAAGAGCATGATCCAATTCATAGCTCCAGGAAACTCTATGTCACCCTTTTGGCTTCTGAGTGGGAATCCACTAAAGGGGGACTTTCCACCATAAACAGAGAGTTGGCCATTCAATTAGCCAAATTTTCTTGTGTTGATGTCACCATCTTTTTGCCTAAATGCTCTGAGGAGGGCAAGAGAGTAGCTGAGGCTCATCATATTTCCATTCTTGAGGCAACGAGACGACCTGGTTACAATGAACTGGACTGGCTTAGCTTTCCGCCAGAGAATTTGAAGATAGATGTGGTTGTTGGTCATGGAGTGAAACTTGGTCGTCATGCCCAAGTCATCCGCAGCTTTCACCAATGCAAGTGGGTTCATGTTGTACACACTGATCCAGAGGTACAAGGGATGTTCAGATGTTTTGAAAGTCCATTCTCAGGTGGAAAAGAGAAGCTCAGCATTGAGATAGAGCTATGCCAGCAGGCTGATTTTGTTGTAGGAATTGGAGCCAAGCTGACCAAAGCCTTTTGCAAGTACCTTGGCTTttgcaaaaaacaccaaaatgtttttgagttCACTCCTGGTATTTTTGATGACTTTTCCATTGTTCAACAAGTtcctaacaaaagaaaacagtgcAGTGTTTTGGTCTTTGGTCATGGAGATGTGGAAGATTTTGAGTTAAGGGGATTTGATATTGCAGCAAGATCTGTTGCTGCCTTGTCTGACACTTGCCTTTATTTTGTGGGAGTAGCCCACGGAAAACATGAGGAGATTGCCAAGCATTTTGTTGATTTAGGTATTCCTGCAAACCGTCTGCAGGTGAGAGGGTATGTGGGTAGCCGAGAAGATCTAAAGCGGTTATTTTGTGAGGTGGATCTTGTGCTAATGCCAGCGAGGACAGATGGGTTTGGCTTGACGGGTTTGGAGGCTCTGTCAGCTGGGCTTCCTGTGATCGTCAGCAAGAACTCAGGTTTCGGAGAAGCTCTGGGCAGTGTACGATTTGGCTCATTCTTTGTCATTGACTCTGAAGATCCCAGTGCATGGATAGCAGCCATCAAGAACATTTGGAACAGAGAGAGAAAGTTACTACTTAATGAGGTTAATGCTCTCCGAGATTACTATGGTAAAAGATACAGTTGGTCGAAACAGTGCAAACGTCTTCTTGAAAAGATGATTAAACTTGTTGATG GAACTTCCTCTGAGCCTCAGATAACAACACAGGCAGTAGGAGCGAGGGAGCTGAAGTGCAATGAGGACTTCACAG ATGTCTTACCAAGTGTTCCAAGAAGAATTAAAAAGAATGAGACTGAGCAGCTGGCAG GTGTTTCTCCagccaaaaggaaaaaaggaattgaaaagaatacgAGTGAGCAGCCTGCAG GCTTTTCTCTACGTGTTCCAACCAAGACGAAAAGAggaataattgaaaagaatgagAGTGAGCAGCTAGCAG ACCATTCCTCTCATGTGCTAATCGAAAGAGTGGAATTAATTGAAGAGAATGAGAGTGAGCAGGCAGCAG CTCGTACTTCGTGTCCAAGCCAAGTTATAGAGAATATACGACAAGTTTACCAGAAGCGTGAAGGGGTGATTTTGCCAGTTCCTTGGTGTGAAGAGTTCACCCTCCAGATCAAGGACATTTTCACCAGACTTAGGAtagttgaaaaagaaaggacaCGCGGAATAGCGACCACAAAAGAAGTCACCAGCATGACAAGTATCTTTAGACAACATGAAGGCTGCAAGCAACCACTGATTGTGTTGATTGAAGGTGAACCCGGAATGGGAAAGACCACCTATTGCCAAAAGCTGGCATTTGATTGGGCAAACAAATGTCGCCAATGGGACGATTCATTTCCAAGAATTGATGTGCTCCTGCTCCTCAGATGTCGTGAAATCAAATCTTCTCTCTGGGGCGCTATTGAAGATCAAATTCTGTCAGAAGAAATTGAGCTGGAAGAAAAGaagatttttttccaattcttgaaagaaaatcctTCGAAGCTGTTGCTTATGCTCGATGGTTTAAATGAGGCAGACCCACAAGCACTGGAAGAGTACTTAAAACTTATTCCAAGGAAGCAGCTTCCTGGCTGTTACATCGTTTTTACATCTCGCCATGAAGCGACGAAGAAAGTGAGGCCGTACGCTGATACACTGTTAGAGATTGTGGGATTCACAACAACTGATGCGGAGTCTTACATAAGAAAGTATTTTCAACAAGGGGAACACTTAGCAGAGAAACTTATTTCAAAACTTATTGTTGATAAGGATTTAAGAGAACTAACACAAAACCCTTTAAACACTCTTTTGCTCTGTGTTATCTTCGAGGACCTAGAGGGAGTTCTACCAAGCAACAGGACGCAGCTTTACTTGGAAATTGTTCGCTTTATTTTGAGACGTTATGAAAGTAAGAACGGCTTGTCAAATAGAGGTAAAGACCTGTTATTACTTTACAAGAAGGAACTGATGATCCTAGGGGAAACTGCGCTACACTCTCTGCAGAAAGAAGAGCTGTATTTCGATGATCACAAAGGGGATATCAAGGAAAGTTTGTTGATGAAGTTTGGTTTTCTCTCGATCCAATCTGGTGGTAGTAAGAGAGCTCCTTGTGACCGTTACGCATTTTTTCATAAGAGTTTTCAAGAGTTCTTTTCCGGCTACTTCCTTGCCTTTTCTATTATTGATCATATTACGACCTTTCACTCAGTACTGACTGATCCTCGATACATGGGTGAgctatttcaagtttttaagtTCATGAGTGCAATCATAGCCATGCAATCCGAGGAAACTGCAGTGTCGATTGTACAAAGTATTGCTtctgttgaaaatgaaacaggcCCCGCATCGCACAGATTTTACCCAAAAGTTGCTCATTATTTGATTAAAGAATGCAAAACTTGTTTAGGagacttttgcacaaaattagTTCGTACCTTTGGTGAGAGTCTTAAGTTGGTTGAAGTGGTTGTGGGCTATTCCTACGAAGAATGTGACAAGGAAGTTTTTGAGACGTTTCTCCAGGCTCTCACTTTTAACTCGACTATTTCAAAGCTGAGGTTGCTTAATTTGCAGTTTTTTACTAAGGCTGCAAATCTGCTCGCccaggccctcagagtaaacaccactctttcttctttggatttggGTGGCAATTTCATTGGTGCTGAGGGAGCAacttcacttgctcaggccctcagaaAAAACGCCTCTCTCTCTTCTTTGCATCTGTCCAGCAACTGcattggtgatgagggagcaaattcacttgctcggGGCCTCAGAGGAAACGCCTCTCTTTCTTCGTTGGATTTGAATTCCAATTCCATAGGTGCTgggggagcaaattcacttgctcaggcgcTCAGAGttaacacctctctttcttctttggatttgaaTTCCAATTCCATTGGTGCTgggggagcaaattcacttgctcaggccctcaaAGTAAACagctctctttcttctttggatttgaaTTGTAATTCCATTGGtgctgagggagcaaattcacttgcccaggccctcagagtaaacagCTCTCTTTCTTCCTTGAATTTGGTTGAGAACTCCATTGGTGCAaaaggagcaaattcacttgctcaggccctcagtGTTAACACCTCTCTTTCCTCTTTGCATTTGTCTGACAACTCCATTGGTGATgaaggagcaaattcactCGCCAAGGCCCTTGAAGAAAACagctctctttcttctttgcatTTGTCTGACAACTCCATTGGTGACgaaggagcaaattcactCGCCAAGGCCCTTCAAGAAAACagctctctttcttctttggatttgtcttCCAACTCCATTAAGGCTGAGGgggcaaattcacttgctcacgCTCTCGGAGTAAATACCTCTCTTTCTTCGTTGAATTTGTTTGCCAACTTTATTGGTGACAAGGAAGCAATTTCCCTCGCTAGGGCCCTTAGAGTAAACAGCTCTCTTTCTTCTCTGGATTTGTCTTTTAACTCCATTGGTGACGAGGGAGCACTTTCGCTCGTTCAGGCCCTCAGAGAGAAcacttctctttcttctttggatttgtcaTTGAACGTAATTGGTGCGGAGGGGAAAAACTCTCTCTCCGAGGGCCTCAGATCAAACGATCGCCTTTCTGTTTTGTATTAG
- the LOC141879800 gene encoding uncharacterized protein LOC141879800 isoform X2, translated as MASTAFPPQEHDPIHSSRKLYVTLLASEWESTKGGLSTINRELAIQLAKFSCVDVTIFLPKCSEEGKRVAEAHHISILEATRRPGYNELDWLSFPPENLKIDVVVGHGVKLGRHAQVIRSFHQCKWVHVVHTDPEVQGMFRCFESPFSGGKEKLSIEIELCQQADFVVGIGAKLTKAFCKYLGFCKKHQNVFEFTPGIFDDFSIVQQVPNKRKQCSVLVFGHGDVEDFELRGFDIAARSVAALSDTCLYFVGVAHGKHEEIAKHFVDLGIPANRLQVRGYVGSREDLKRLFCEVDLVLMPARTDGFGLTGLEALSAGLPVIVSKNSGFGEALGSVRFGSFFVIDSEDPSAWIAAIKNIWNRERKLLLNEVNALRDYYGKRYSWSKQCKRLLEKMIKLVDGTSSEPQITTQAVGARELKCNEDFTDVLPSVPRRIKKNETEQLAGVSPAKRKKGIEKNTSEQPAGFSLRVPTKTKRGIIEKNESEQLAARTSCPSQVIENIRQVYQKREGVILPVPWCEEFTLQIKDIFTRLRIVEKERTRGIATTKEVTSMTSIFRQHEGCKQPLIVLIEGEPGMGKTTYCQKLAFDWANKCRQWDDSFPRIDVLLLLRCREIKSSLWGAIEDQILSEEIELEEKKIFFQFLKENPSKLLLMLDGLNEADPQALEEYLKLIPRKQLPGCYIVFTSRHEATKKVRPYADTLLEIVGFTTTDAESYIRKYFQQGEHLAEKLISKLIVDKDLRELTQNPLNTLLLCVIFEDLEGVLPSNRTQLYLEIVRFILRRYESKNGLSNRGKDLLLLYKKELMILGETALHSLQKEELYFDDHKGDIKESLLMKFGFLSIQSGGSKRAPCDRYAFFHKSFQEFFSGYFLAFSIIDHITTFHSVLTDPRYMGELFQVFKFMSAIIAMQSEETAVSIVQSIASVENETGPASHRFYPKVAHYLIKECKTCLGDFCTKLVRTFGESLKLVEVVVGYSYEECDKEVFETFLQALTFNSTISKLRLLNLQFFTKAANLLAQALRVNTTLSSLDLGGNFIGAEGATSLAQALRKNASLSSLHLSSNCIGDEGANSLARGLRGNASLSSLDLNSNSIGAGGANSLAQALRVNTSLSSLDLNSNSIGAGGANSLAQALKVNSSLSSLDLNCNSIGAEGANSLAQALRVNSSLSSLNLVENSIGAKGANSLAQALSVNTSLSSLHLSDNSIGDEGANSLAKALEENSSLSSLHLSDNSIGDEGANSLAKALQENSSLSSLDLSSNSIKAEGANSLAHALGVNTSLSSLNLFANFIGDKEAISLARALRVNSSLSSLDLSFNSIGDEGALSLVQALRENTSLSSLDLSLNVIGAEGKNSLSEGLRSNDRLSVLY; from the exons ATGGCATCTACTGCGTTCCCACCTCAAGAGCATGATCCAATTCATAGCTCCAGGAAACTCTATGTCACCCTTTTGGCTTCTGAGTGGGAATCCACTAAAGGGGGACTTTCCACCATAAACAGAGAGTTGGCCATTCAATTAGCCAAATTTTCTTGTGTTGATGTCACCATCTTTTTGCCTAAATGCTCTGAGGAGGGCAAGAGAGTAGCTGAGGCTCATCATATTTCCATTCTTGAGGCAACGAGACGACCTGGTTACAATGAACTGGACTGGCTTAGCTTTCCGCCAGAGAATTTGAAGATAGATGTGGTTGTTGGTCATGGAGTGAAACTTGGTCGTCATGCCCAAGTCATCCGCAGCTTTCACCAATGCAAGTGGGTTCATGTTGTACACACTGATCCAGAGGTACAAGGGATGTTCAGATGTTTTGAAAGTCCATTCTCAGGTGGAAAAGAGAAGCTCAGCATTGAGATAGAGCTATGCCAGCAGGCTGATTTTGTTGTAGGAATTGGAGCCAAGCTGACCAAAGCCTTTTGCAAGTACCTTGGCTTttgcaaaaaacaccaaaatgtttttgagttCACTCCTGGTATTTTTGATGACTTTTCCATTGTTCAACAAGTtcctaacaaaagaaaacagtgcAGTGTTTTGGTCTTTGGTCATGGAGATGTGGAAGATTTTGAGTTAAGGGGATTTGATATTGCAGCAAGATCTGTTGCTGCCTTGTCTGACACTTGCCTTTATTTTGTGGGAGTAGCCCACGGAAAACATGAGGAGATTGCCAAGCATTTTGTTGATTTAGGTATTCCTGCAAACCGTCTGCAGGTGAGAGGGTATGTGGGTAGCCGAGAAGATCTAAAGCGGTTATTTTGTGAGGTGGATCTTGTGCTAATGCCAGCGAGGACAGATGGGTTTGGCTTGACGGGTTTGGAGGCTCTGTCAGCTGGGCTTCCTGTGATCGTCAGCAAGAACTCAGGTTTCGGAGAAGCTCTGGGCAGTGTACGATTTGGCTCATTCTTTGTCATTGACTCTGAAGATCCCAGTGCATGGATAGCAGCCATCAAGAACATTTGGAACAGAGAGAGAAAGTTACTACTTAATGAGGTTAATGCTCTCCGAGATTACTATGGTAAAAGATACAGTTGGTCGAAACAGTGCAAACGTCTTCTTGAAAAGATGATTAAACTTGTTGATG GAACTTCCTCTGAGCCTCAGATAACAACACAGGCAGTAGGAGCGAGGGAGCTGAAGTGCAATGAGGACTTCACAG ATGTCTTACCAAGTGTTCCAAGAAGAATTAAAAAGAATGAGACTGAGCAGCTGGCAG GTGTTTCTCCagccaaaaggaaaaaaggaattgaaaagaatacgAGTGAGCAGCCTGCAG GCTTTTCTCTACGTGTTCCAACCAAGACGAAAAGAggaataattgaaaagaatgagAGTGAGCAGCTAGCAG CTCGTACTTCGTGTCCAAGCCAAGTTATAGAGAATATACGACAAGTTTACCAGAAGCGTGAAGGGGTGATTTTGCCAGTTCCTTGGTGTGAAGAGTTCACCCTCCAGATCAAGGACATTTTCACCAGACTTAGGAtagttgaaaaagaaaggacaCGCGGAATAGCGACCACAAAAGAAGTCACCAGCATGACAAGTATCTTTAGACAACATGAAGGCTGCAAGCAACCACTGATTGTGTTGATTGAAGGTGAACCCGGAATGGGAAAGACCACCTATTGCCAAAAGCTGGCATTTGATTGGGCAAACAAATGTCGCCAATGGGACGATTCATTTCCAAGAATTGATGTGCTCCTGCTCCTCAGATGTCGTGAAATCAAATCTTCTCTCTGGGGCGCTATTGAAGATCAAATTCTGTCAGAAGAAATTGAGCTGGAAGAAAAGaagatttttttccaattcttgaaagaaaatcctTCGAAGCTGTTGCTTATGCTCGATGGTTTAAATGAGGCAGACCCACAAGCACTGGAAGAGTACTTAAAACTTATTCCAAGGAAGCAGCTTCCTGGCTGTTACATCGTTTTTACATCTCGCCATGAAGCGACGAAGAAAGTGAGGCCGTACGCTGATACACTGTTAGAGATTGTGGGATTCACAACAACTGATGCGGAGTCTTACATAAGAAAGTATTTTCAACAAGGGGAACACTTAGCAGAGAAACTTATTTCAAAACTTATTGTTGATAAGGATTTAAGAGAACTAACACAAAACCCTTTAAACACTCTTTTGCTCTGTGTTATCTTCGAGGACCTAGAGGGAGTTCTACCAAGCAACAGGACGCAGCTTTACTTGGAAATTGTTCGCTTTATTTTGAGACGTTATGAAAGTAAGAACGGCTTGTCAAATAGAGGTAAAGACCTGTTATTACTTTACAAGAAGGAACTGATGATCCTAGGGGAAACTGCGCTACACTCTCTGCAGAAAGAAGAGCTGTATTTCGATGATCACAAAGGGGATATCAAGGAAAGTTTGTTGATGAAGTTTGGTTTTCTCTCGATCCAATCTGGTGGTAGTAAGAGAGCTCCTTGTGACCGTTACGCATTTTTTCATAAGAGTTTTCAAGAGTTCTTTTCCGGCTACTTCCTTGCCTTTTCTATTATTGATCATATTACGACCTTTCACTCAGTACTGACTGATCCTCGATACATGGGTGAgctatttcaagtttttaagtTCATGAGTGCAATCATAGCCATGCAATCCGAGGAAACTGCAGTGTCGATTGTACAAAGTATTGCTtctgttgaaaatgaaacaggcCCCGCATCGCACAGATTTTACCCAAAAGTTGCTCATTATTTGATTAAAGAATGCAAAACTTGTTTAGGagacttttgcacaaaattagTTCGTACCTTTGGTGAGAGTCTTAAGTTGGTTGAAGTGGTTGTGGGCTATTCCTACGAAGAATGTGACAAGGAAGTTTTTGAGACGTTTCTCCAGGCTCTCACTTTTAACTCGACTATTTCAAAGCTGAGGTTGCTTAATTTGCAGTTTTTTACTAAGGCTGCAAATCTGCTCGCccaggccctcagagtaaacaccactctttcttctttggatttggGTGGCAATTTCATTGGTGCTGAGGGAGCAacttcacttgctcaggccctcagaaAAAACGCCTCTCTCTCTTCTTTGCATCTGTCCAGCAACTGcattggtgatgagggagcaaattcacttgctcggGGCCTCAGAGGAAACGCCTCTCTTTCTTCGTTGGATTTGAATTCCAATTCCATAGGTGCTgggggagcaaattcacttgctcaggcgcTCAGAGttaacacctctctttcttctttggatttgaaTTCCAATTCCATTGGTGCTgggggagcaaattcacttgctcaggccctcaaAGTAAACagctctctttcttctttggatttgaaTTGTAATTCCATTGGtgctgagggagcaaattcacttgcccaggccctcagagtaaacagCTCTCTTTCTTCCTTGAATTTGGTTGAGAACTCCATTGGTGCAaaaggagcaaattcacttgctcaggccctcagtGTTAACACCTCTCTTTCCTCTTTGCATTTGTCTGACAACTCCATTGGTGATgaaggagcaaattcactCGCCAAGGCCCTTGAAGAAAACagctctctttcttctttgcatTTGTCTGACAACTCCATTGGTGACgaaggagcaaattcactCGCCAAGGCCCTTCAAGAAAACagctctctttcttctttggatttgtcttCCAACTCCATTAAGGCTGAGGgggcaaattcacttgctcacgCTCTCGGAGTAAATACCTCTCTTTCTTCGTTGAATTTGTTTGCCAACTTTATTGGTGACAAGGAAGCAATTTCCCTCGCTAGGGCCCTTAGAGTAAACAGCTCTCTTTCTTCTCTGGATTTGTCTTTTAACTCCATTGGTGACGAGGGAGCACTTTCGCTCGTTCAGGCCCTCAGAGAGAAcacttctctttcttctttggatttgtcaTTGAACGTAATTGGTGCGGAGGGGAAAAACTCTCTCTCCGAGGGCCTCAGATCAAACGATCGCCTTTCTGTTTTGTATTAG